The DNA segment ACAGATATCTCGAGGGTGTGAACGGGTACAGTCAGCCCCTGCCACAAAATCATGTACTCCACATTTTCCACGAGAGCAAATTCAAACTCTTGTTCCTAAACTGGTGAATGACAGTGAGGAATGTGCCCTTTTGGATGCCATCTCTGTACAAAAAGTTATATATGATGACTGGAGTGAGGCTGTATCAGGATGGAATCCCACCACACCATATCCAAATTACATCACCCAAGGTTCTCATCGGCAGAAGTTGGGGTCGGGCATTAAGAAGAGCAAGAGACATGGTCGTACTGCTGTTCGCTATAGTGATACAGATTCACCTGGTTCATCTACTTATTCTTTCTGGAAAGAAATTGTTGAACCTGTGACATATCGCTACATTCCTGACAATGGTGTGTATCAGAGCACTAAGGTTTCCAAAGATGTTCAAGAATGGCTtgtggaaaataaaagaactttAATTCGAAAAAAAGGCAAGTTGAATCCTGATGTGAAACAAGCACAAAGATCGCTGAAAAGAGATCTTGAGAATCATTTTAACAAGGACACAGTAGAagaaaaactttctcttttacaCGAGTCTATATTAAACCCTTGTTCCTCTGGAGGTgctaaaaacatttctcttgctttctctgGAAATCATCCTGTGAAAgagcaacagacagaaaatgGTCCTGGTGACTTGCTAGTAGATAATTTCAATTCTATACTCAAAGCTCTAGAAAAAGAACTCCAGAGAGAAACATCTCCCTTGCAAAGCAAAGAGAGAATAATGGGAAAAAATGTGCTCGGAGGAGCACAGACATTATGGACAGTAAACAAGAAGTCAAAAGAAGTTAAGGGACTTGACACATTAAAAACTACAACACATGTTTCATCACAACAGCATAACAATAACTTTGGGGATAGCCTTTTCACTGTCACGCCAATGTCCAAAGAGGAAATCTTGCTTGGACCTCTAGAAAAGTTAACGcccaagcaaaagaaaataaacaaagctcaGTCTTTGCAAAAGCTGTCATCTTCAGGAGTATCACTGTGCACTGAACCTAACATTGTGCTTGCATCAGACATTCAGTCTCACATGGTTCAACCTGTGCAAGTCCATTCGGCTGCTACAGATTCCTCCAGAACTCATCCCAGTGAGCATGCTGTTGCTTTGACAAACACTGACagtgaaaaatgtcaaactttcCGTGCTTTGGAACAGACTCTTCCTTTCAGTACTGAACTTAATGACACAACAAAATCTTGTTTATCGCAGAAGGGGGCCACAAGCAGTCATCTGATGCAACGAGGAACCATGCGATGCAAAAGTAAGATATCAAATTTTCAGTTATCAATATCAGATGGTAATTTAGCAGGTGCTGTTGAAGTGTCTTCCAAACAACATATTGGCCAAGTGGAGCAACTACCAGAAATCTTGGGCAAGCGATTATCAGTGATTGCCTCAACAAACAGACTTCTGTGATTATTTGGTGCATAAGCAATTGAATCTTTGATGTTCATGAAAAGTCTGTTTTATACATTTGCATATGctacaaaaataatcattacCTGAAGGTTTGCAGGTGATCCTTTCAATTCAGCTTTACTTCTAACTCCATTATATTCAGTTTCTCCTGGCTTTTTATGATTTCTAAAATGTATTCTTACATATGGCACCTAAACAGCTATAATTGTTTGCGTGAAGTAAATGTTTGAGGCTTAATGTCACTGCCAACAAACTCTATCATGATCAGTTTTATTGGGCTTTAAAAGGATTACAGGAATGCTTGGAATGCAagcatataaaataaactagTTATAGAGTTGATTCACTGGTTAATAATTCATACTTTAAGACATACAAGggctttttctctatttttcatATCAGCATAGAAATAGCCTTGTTTAGATGCATAAATGCAACTCCTTGTTTTTATCTTCATCATTATGATCTTTTCTGTGAtctgagaaatgaaaaatacaaagtgtTGGAAAATCAAGCGGTTCTCAAACCACATGCAAGGCTACAATAAAGATTCAAAGTAATGCCTAACAGTAGTTTTGCTTGAAATGCAAGTGATAGTGCTTTTTTCCAGCCTTTTTGTTATTCCTGTGACTAAATTTAGTCTCACTAAAGACAGCATGAAGCGTGTATTTTCTAGGATGACAGTACATTGCTTGCTGAAAACACATTCAAGCCTCCATCAAATATTGATGTAAGAGATACATTTTGATGTTCATCAAAGGTGCAATGAGCTCACTGTTATAACGGGTTGTCAATCAACTCCATGATGACATGCAAGTAATCATGTATATGGATTCCAGCAATGTATACTATTATTGTTGTGCTGTTTTAATCAGTATTCATATTTCTGTATCAGATACATGTTctcaaaaaaaatgttttggtacTGAACATATTTAACAGATACAAAAATTTTATATACACTGATTTAGATGTACAGTTTAACGTACTGTAATTTTTGTTCAGATTTCACTTTGTACTGCCTGTATTCGGGAAAGAATATTCACAGCAAGCATGaagatttttatcatttaattttggtcaagtgggttttttttaacgttttcaGATTTTGTCACTGTTGGTATCAACAAGCCCCTGTTGTGGACAGACATCAAGAACCCCTCTTGAAAATAATCTAGATGGACAGTAAGGAGTTTAAATGTTACTTCATCCTTGCATGCTTTATTTACAAAGAAGATTCATTGGGCCATGGAAGATTTTGTCCCAAAGTAAAGTCCAATAGTAAAGAagctatatgtatatataccagCATAgatctatatgtatatatttgataCTTTTTTCTTACCTATTtacagcaacttttttttattaatgccATATGCCTTCAAATTCATACTTGAGCATGGACAAGCATTTTATCTGGATAGAATCACTGTCGAGGCAAGAGCAAATTTTATCCGACATCAGTGAATTTCAAGTCATAACCACTACAATtgcacataaaacacaaaaagctcAAAGGTATAAGTCACCTTTAAATTTGTGCAGTCTATTTGTAATTTTCTAAAAGTAGAATGAATTATGGGGCTGAGTCTGccatatttttatgcatgtagTGTTTCGGCTGACTTTTCTGTGATGTAGGATATATATGTACAATACTGTAAATTTGTGCCTTTTCTCTGAactctgaatattttctttacaataccttttattttatatgagaCATCACTGCATTTCAAACCCATCTTTTACTATTGTGCTCCACAAAGTAAACTGAGGCAATAAAGAGCGGCACATTTTACTACCCATTCAATTATTGTCACATACAGATTAGGCTCAAGTGATATTGGTATAATTCTACTGTTGAAAAACAGACTATTCTTGtcataaaaatgcaataaaaagttaatatttttaaggGTTTATTCTGCCCAAATGATGTTTTTAAATAGGATTTTTTGCTGCTCATAGGTTCATAATTAAACAGCacaagttcttttttaaataagttattGGCCATATTTATGAAAACTGCAATGAAACAgggaaatgtgctttataaaGTCTATTATTAGTTTGTGTGACATAATgagttaaattaatatttaagattAAATTAATGTAAGCAATACTAAAATGGTTATCAActattaaaaatatactttctgttaagaagaatgtttttatctCAACTTTTGCCATTTGTCATTATCGCAAACACTAGATTAGACATTTTATATTAACTTAGAACTTATTCTATGGAGTGGCCATTTACACAAGCAGCTTACAAAGCCTATTACTATTAGACCAACAATAACcaagacaacaaagaacaaaacttaaaaaaaaaaagactagtcATCATCATGCGAGTTGACAGTTTAACAAATGGGCTTCCACTCATCTctggaaaatgacaaaaatataataaaaacttgttGGATCTATTGttgtaaatatacatatacataaatcaAATAAGTGCGTATGGGAGATTAGctctatatttgtgtgtgtgtgtgagagaaagagcaaaacaTGTGCAAGAATGCAGACTGATTTATGTATGTGACCTGTATTCAAATATAATTCGTTGTAATAACAAAATGCAATATAAGTATAGCAATAAACTTTTAAGTCAGACAGGAACTTTTTTCTCCAAGTACTCATTTCTTTGTAACAACTCTTGACCTTATTTAGCCAGAGGCTTTCATTCCAAGGGTATTTAAcacagcttttgttttcttaacatATATTTAACCCCAATACTTGCTGTTTTTATATGTTGCAAGTGTATTTTTGGCTACaaatacaagtatttttttataaatttgtatatcatatacattatatatatgaGACAAAAAGTATATCTATAATGTgacagatatacacacacatggttTATTTCAGTTACTTCTGTGTGTACAAGTATATAATCAAGTATGTATACGTAGAGGTCCCTACACATTTAGATGATAAGCATTATTGTGGGAACAAAGAAGAAGCCATAAAGAAAATGCATGAAATATCTCAAACAAGCACCAGCTACTCAA comes from the Pomacea canaliculata isolate SZHN2017 linkage group LG12, ASM307304v1, whole genome shotgun sequence genome and includes:
- the LOC112576441 gene encoding uncharacterized protein LOC112576441 produces the protein MTDNGFDVTHTQLDIEGYKTETLHLSVDDKLCIERQRKHKRLKHPRDRSQISRGCERVQSAPATKSCTPHFPREQIQTLVPKLVNDSEECALLDAISVQKVIYDDWSEAVSGWNPTTPYPNYITQGSHRQKLGSGIKKSKRHGRTAVRYSDTDSPGSSTYSFWKEIVEPVTYRYIPDNGVYQSTKVSKDVQEWLVENKRTLIRKKGKLNPDVKQAQRSLKRDLENHFNKDTVEEKLSLLHESILNPCSSGGAKNISLAFSGNHPVKEQQTENGPGDLLVDNFNSILKALEKELQRETSPLQSKERIMGKNVLGGAQTLWTVNKKSKEVKGLDTLKTTTHVSSQQHNNNFGDSLFTVTPMSKEEILLGPLEKLTPKQKKINKAQSLQKLSSSGVSLCTEPNIVLASDIQSHMVQPVQVHSAATDSSRTHPSEHAVALTNTDSEKCQTFRALEQTLPFSTELNDTTKSCLSQKGATSSHLMQRGTMRCKNFVTVGINKPLLWTDIKNPS